GCCGCTACAAGGGGTTCGATGTCTATCCCCTGATCTACCTGTTCGACCCGCCTCGTGAATGGCATGAGCGGCGTCCAGATCGAACTTACAGCGCCTCCGTGTTGATCTGTGTGGCAGGCGAGCCGCCGAGCGCAGAGCATTCCCGTATCTTCCGGCTGGAGGCTGACCAATGGGAGAACATCGGTACGGCCAAGCGTGCAGCAGCGAAGATGGCCGAAGACATCATCGACGGATTTGTGCCTGGTTCATCCATGATTTCCGAGTAGCCGCATCAGACCTGCGGCCAGTGCCGGCACTGCATCGCCCATTGCCCGCCTTCGCCGACGACCAAACGCCGCTGGAGGCAGGCAGCAGGAGGTCGTATGGTCCGCATGCGCTATGCGGTCAGTTTGACCTATGAAGTGCACGACCCGACCGCCGATTTCATCTTCAATTTCCACGCCGCGCAAACAGCACGCCAGACGGTCGTCACCGAGTCATTGCAGTTGACCCCAGCGTTGCCAGTTGAGCCGCACACGGAACCCACTCTGCTCAATCGACGCCTGCGTGTCCGAGCGCCCAAGGGGCACTTCTCCGCCAGCTACGCTGCAACCGTCGACATCGACCATCTGCTGACAGCGCCTGAGCAGCTGTTCGAAGTCCCCATCGCAGATCTCCCGCTTGACGTCATCACATACCTGGCCCCCAGTCGCTATTGCGAGTCGGATCGCCTCATGGAATTTGCGCTGCGGGAGTTCGGCGGTTATCAACGTGGGTACCCGCTTGTCATCACGATTCGGGACTGGGTCTGCAGCTACGTGCGATTTGCCCCTCAATCTACGAACGAGCGAACGTCTGCTGTCAGCACACTCGTCGAGCGAAAGGGCGTGTGCCGGGACTATGCGCACCTCATGATCGCCCTGTGTCGCGCACTGAGTATTCCGGCGCGCTTCTCAAGCAGCCTCGACTACGGTGCTGACCCGCTGCTGGGCCCCCCCGACTTTCACGCGTTTGTGGAGGTGTTTCTGGGGCAGCGATGGTATCTGGTCGATCCATCGAATGCCGCGGTGCCCATGGGACTCCTGCGAATCGGTACAGGGCGTGATGCGGCGGATGTCCCCATTGCCATGGTCTTCGGCAACGTCAAACCGTCGCGACCGCTGGTGGAAGTTCAGGCCGTGGCAAGCAACGCCCCGGGATTCAGCATGCCGATGGACACCGCACGGGGGATCAGCACGTGGTGAGGGAGGTGATCGCGACTCACCACTCGTCCGTTGCAGGAGGCTCATCTTCAACACCGAGGATGACGTCTATCGCTGCCCGCCCTGCCAACTCGCCAATCAAATGCGCCCAACGTCGTGAGAAGGGACCACCGTGGACTTTGATACGCTTGCCGATTGCCGCGATGCCGGGGGGCTGTATCGGGCCTTCGATACAAAACCACAAATCGAACATGTCCTTGGATGCGCCTACAAGCTCCATGTGAATTTGGTAACCACGGTATTCGGTCGTACGTGTCATCGCGCTACTCCCGTTGCTGGTCGCGATCGCCTCTGGAAGAGTAAGGTCTCGATCCTTTATCGGCACCGCCTAGAGCAGATTTGAATGTCCGCTCCTGGCCGACTGCCGCCCGATGCAGTCGGCCGTAGCCGACCCGGAACGGCTATCGCCAGAGAATGTGTCGCGGCTCCTGAGTATGCTCGGTTATCTGCGCAATAGCCGCGGTGCGAGCACGTCCGGGCCTCGGTGTGTCGGTACCGCTGGCGTGGGGCGAAATCGAGCACGATATCCGGCGATCCATGGAACATCGGCGACCTGCGCGACCGCCTCGATGCACTTGAAGGTAACCAGTAGGTCGGCTGCTCGAAATGCCGACAGCGCATCACCGTGATCATGCAACAGCGGCCCGCACGCGCGGAACGCACCCGTTTGAAGGGCGTCGCGTCATATTCACAAATAGCGGAGTTGGTTTAAATGCCTGCGGCCACTCGTACCTTTCCGTGCGTATTGGGTCCGTCCGGCTGGCTCTATTCGTGTCGTCTTCGTGCCCTCAACCGGGACTTGGCCTCGCAGGGCCCACCCTCGCTTCACACCTGTCATAGAGAGGCGTCATCGGGGCACCCCACGTTGCGGAAAGGCGTGGGCGTTTCAATTTCATAACAATCGCGACGCGTTTGCCGCAAAACCGGCAACCCGCCGATGCAGGTGCACGTCCTGCCAGTCCTTGCCCCAGGCCGCGCGGGCGGTGCGCTGCGGGCTGTGTTCGTACCCCACGTAGCGTGTGGCACTGCGAGATGTTTCAAGCCTGAGACAACTTCGGGCCGCTTTTGTGTCTGGCGCGCCGTCCATTGCGCGCAGACCCATGTGCATCAAGGTATTCGGGCACATGGCCTGCATATTGCAGCATGGTTGGCACGGCAACAGAGCACGATTGCCGTATAGAAAGATGGCTGGAAGGAATCGGCGGCGGCCGAGCTGCAGGAATCGGACGCCGACAGACAATCACGATCCCGCCGGCCGGACCTAGCGCAATAGCGCAATACCGGGGGAGTCATCATGTCAACACCATCGCCAGCACGAAGGCCCGACTGGGCTTGGCTCCGCAACCTCGCGGAGCCCGCGCGCATTCACCCGCTCCACACGCTGTAGCCCTGCGCTC
The sequence above is a segment of the Ralstonia nicotianae genome. Coding sequences within it:
- a CDS encoding transglutaminase-like domain-containing protein is translated as MVRMRYAVSLTYEVHDPTADFIFNFHAAQTARQTVVTESLQLTPALPVEPHTEPTLLNRRLRVRAPKGHFSASYAATVDIDHLLTAPEQLFEVPIADLPLDVITYLAPSRYCESDRLMEFALREFGGYQRGYPLVITIRDWVCSYVRFAPQSTNERTSAVSTLVERKGVCRDYAHLMIALCRALSIPARFSSSLDYGADPLLGPPDFHAFVEVFLGQRWYLVDPSNAAVPMGLLRIGTGRDAADVPIAMVFGNVKPSRPLVEVQAVASNAPGFSMPMDTARGISTW